GAACGGGACGACGTCGTCGGGTCCCTCCGGGCCGCCGAAGGAGAGCAGCAGCAGCGCGTCGTACGGGGCTGGGTCGAGCTGGTCGGACACAGGCTGATCGGACATGGCTCCGATCCTGCCACCCGGCACCGACAGCGGGAAAACCGGTGGTGCGGGCTCCCCCGTTCGGCCGTAACCTGTGAAGGCTGTCCATACGCCTTACCTCGCCGGCCCTCCCCGCCGGCCGCGCCACACCCCGCTCCGGAGCTCCCCTTGCCCAGTCCCTATCGTGCGATCTTCGCCGTCCCCGGCACCCGGGGGTTCTCCGCCGCCGGCCTCATCGGGCGGATGCCTCTGGCCATGATGGGCGTGGGCGTCCTGACGATGATCACCGAGCTGTCGGGCCGGTACGCGCTCGCGGGTCTGCTGACGGGCATGCTGGCGCTGTCGGCGGCGGTGCTGGGGCCGCAGGTGTCCCGGCTGGTCGACCGGTACGGGCAGCGGCGCGTGCTGCGGCCGGCGACGCTCGTCTCGGTGGTGTCGGCGGGCGCGCTGGTGGTGTGCGCGCAGTGGGGGCTGCCGGACTGGACGCTGTTCGTGTGCACGCTGGGCGCCGGGTGCGTGCCGAGCATCGGGGCGATGACCCGCGCGCGGTGGGCGGAGATATTCCGGGGCCGCCCGCAGGACCTGCACACGGCGTACTCGCTCGAGTCCATCGTCGACGAGCTGTGCTTCATCCTGGGGCCGCCCCTGTCGATCGGCCTGTCCACGGCCTGGTTCCCGGCGGCGGGTCCGGTGCTGGCCGGGGGGTTCCTGCTGGCGGGTGTGTGGTGGCTGACCGCGCAGCGGGCGACGGAGCCCGCGCCGCACCCGGTGGAGAAGCACGCGGCGGCCCGGACGAGCGCGCTGCGCTCCCCCGGGCTCCAGGTGCTGGTGGTGGCGTTCGTCGCGACGGGCGCGATCTTCGGCGCGGTGGACGTGGTGACGGTGGCGTTCGCCGAGGAGCAGGGCCACAAGGCGGCGTCGAGCCTGGTGCTCGCGGTGTACGCCGGCGGTTCGTGCCTGGCGGGCGCGGTGTTCGGGATGCTGCGGCTGAAGGGCGCCCCCGCCCGGCGCTGGGTCGTGGGCGTGCTCGCGATGGCGCTGAGTATGATCCCCCTCCAACTGGCCGGGAACCTGTCGTTGCTGGCCGTGGCGCTCTTTGTCGCGGGCCTCGCCATCGCGCCGACGATGGTGACGACGATGGCCCTGGTGGAGGCGCACGTACCGCGCGGCAAGCTCACCGAGGGCATGACCTGGACCGGAACCGGGCTGGCGGTGGGTGTGGCGCTCGGCACGTCGGTCTCGGGCTGGGTGGTCGCCGAGCACGGGGCGGACGTGGGGTACGTGGTGCCCGGCGTGGCGGGGGTGCTGGCGGCCGTGGTGGCGTTCCTGGGGTACCGCCGGCTGAACAGGCCGGTGCCGACGCGGGAGGGGCAGCGTGCGCAGCAGGACCCTGAGCAGTCTGAACGGATCGACCGGCCTGAGCCGTCTGAGCGGTCTTAGCGGGCTCACCCGCAGGGGCGGGGCGAGCGGCACCTGGCGCAACTGGGCGGGGAACGTCTCCGTCCGGCCCGCGCGGGAGGTGATGCCCGCGTCCGTGGAGGAGCTGGCGGACGCCGTCCTGACGGCCGCCCAGGACGGCCTGCGGGTGAAGACGGTGGGGACGGGTCACTCGTTCACGTCGATCGCCTCGACGGACGGGCTGCTGATCCGCCCCGACCTGCTGACCGGCATCCGGCGGATCGACCGCACGGCGATGACGGTGACCGTGGAGTCGGGGACGCCGCTGAAGCGGCTGAACGCGGCGCTGGCCCGCGAGGGCCTGTCGCTGACCAACATGGGCGACATCATGGAGCAGACCGTCGCGGGGGCGATCAGCACCGGGACGCACGGGACGGGCCGCGACTCCGGTTCGGTCGCCGCGCAGGTCCGGCAGCTGGAGCTGGTGTCGGCGGACGGGCGGGTGCTGACCTGCTCGGAGAAGGAGAACCCGGAGGTCTTCGCGGCGGCCCGGATCGGTCTGGGCGCGCTGGGCGTCGTCTCGGCGGTGACGTTCGCGGTGGAGCCGATGTTCCTGCTCACCGCGCGGGAGGAGCCGATGGGCTTCGACCGGGTGACGGCCGAGTTCGAGCAGCTGCACGCGGAGAACGAGCACTTCGAGTTCTACTGGTTCCCCCACACGGACAACTGCAGCACCAAGCGCAACAACCGCAGCCATGGCCCCGTGGACCCGCCGGGCGCGGTGAGCGGCTGGTTCGAGGACGAGTTCCTGTCCAACGGGGTGTTCCAGGTGGCGAACTCGTTCGGGCGGGCGCTGCCGGCCGCCGTCCCGGCGATCGCGCGGATCTCCAGCAGGGCGCTGTCGGCGCGGACTTACACCGACATCCCGTACAAGGTCTTCACCAGTCCGCGGCGGGTGCGGTTCATGGAGATGGAGTACGCCGTGCCCCGGGAGGCGGCGGTGGCCGCGCTGCGGGAGCTGCGGGCGATGCTGGAGAGGTCACCGCTGCGGGTGAGTTTCCCGGTGGAGGTGCGGACGGCTCCGGCGGACGACATCACGCTGTCCACGGCGTCGGGCCGGGACACCGCGTACATCGCGGTCCACATGTACCGGGGCACCCCCTATCGGGCGTACTTCACGGCGGCCGAGCGCATCATGACGGCGCACGGGGGGCGGCCGCACTGGGGCAAGGTCCACACGCGCGACGCCGCGTACCTGGCGGAGGCGTACCCCCGTTTCGGGGAGTTCACGGCGCTGCGCGACCGGCTCGATCCCGACCGTCTCTTCGCCAACCCCTATCTGCGGCGGGTGCTGGGTGACTGACGGCTCGTCCGGTCCGATCCACGAAAGGGGAAGCGGTTCGCTCCTTTTGGTCTGATTTTCCCCGCCGTGAACCCGGTGACGGGCCATGGCGGGGCGTCAACTACCGGACACCGCGAGAACTTCGACGGCGCGCCGGTGCACCGACATGGCCCGAATGGAGTACTGTGGCGAACCCTGGGCATCGGTCCCTTACGGGTGTCCGGGATCAACGGGAGGGGCCGGAAATGGCACTCGATCCGGCGGCGCCGCCATACCGCACGGGGACCTGCGACGCAGTGTGACCGACCAGTCACGCCGAGTCGTGGAATAGGTTACCGTGCCATGACGGCGTTCCAGGGCCCATGCCCGACACGCCGGTCAACTCGGCAAGGTTGTGGCAGGCTGCACCCGGGCAGGCCACACTCGACTAGCGGAAGCAGCGACGCACGTGACGTCGGCAGGCACCACCCGGGAGGTCCCCATGCCCGAACTGCGTGTCGTGGCCGTCTCCAACGACGGCACACGACTGGTGCTGAAGGCTGCGGACAACACGGAGTACACGCTTCCGATCGACGAGCGGCTGCGTGCCGCCGTCCGCAACGACCGGCCCCGCCTCGGCCAGATCGAGATCGAGGTGGAGAGCCACCTGCGGCCCCGGGACATCCAGGCGCGGATACGGGCCGGTGCCTCCGCGGAGGAGGTCGCCCAGCTCGCGGGCATCCCCGTCGAGCGGGTACGCCGCTTCGAGGGCCCCGTGCTGGCCGAGCGTGCCTTCATGGCGGAGCGGGCCCGCAAGACGCCCGTGCGCCGGCCCGGTGAGAACGCCGGTCCGCAGCTCGGCGAGGCGGTCCAGGAGCGGCTGCTGCTGCGCGGCGCCGAGAAGGACACCGTGGCGTGGGACTCGTGGCGCCGCGACGACGGCACGTGGGAGGTGCTGCTCGTCTACCGGGTCGCCGGTGAGGTGCACACGGCGAGCTGGACGTACGACCCGCCGCGGCGGCTCGTGCAGGCCGTGGACGCGGAGGCGCGGGCGCTGATCGGCGAGACCGACGACGCCGTCGCCGTCCCGGAGCCGAGCTTCCCGTTCGTCCCGCGCATCGCCCGGCTGCCGCGCGAGCGCGCCGCCGATCGCGCCGCGCCGCCCCCGCCGAGCGCCGAGCCCGCGGAGGAGTCAGAGCGGGACTCGCTGACCAGCCTCCTGGAGGCGGTGCCCAGCTTCCGCGGCGACATGGTCGTCCCCGACCGCGCGACCGGCACGGACGGGGCCCCGTCGGCCGCCGAGCCGGACAGCGAGCCGGACGCCGAGGAGCCCCCGGCCCCCGCCGCTTCGGCGGGCGCGGGATCGGCGTACGCCGACGTCCTGATGCCCCGCGCCGTGACCGGCCACCGGGACCGGCTGATCGGCACGACGGACCGCCAGGCGGAGGCCGACGGCGTCCGCCCGGGCCGCCGCGCGGCGGTCCCGAGCTGGGACGAGATCGTCTTCGGCACGCGGCGCAAGAAGCAGGAGTGACGGGCCACTGCCCGTAGGGGCCGCGCCGCTGGCCAATGTGGGTGCGGCGCGGGTCGCGCGCTCGGGACCGTACGGCCGTAGGCCGCGCGTCCGGGCCCGTCCGGCCAGGGTTGTGACACCGGGCCGCCCAGCCGGGCCCGTAGGCCCGCGGACGGCCCGGCCGAGGGCGCGTGGACAGGCCGTGCAACGGGGGTCCACCGTGCCTGGCCCGCACAGCCGGGCCGTCCGCCGGAAGGCCGCTCAGCCGGGGCCGTGTGCCGGGGCTCCCCGTTCGTGGCTGCCGCCGGGGTCCGGGGTGTACTGGCTGGGGGCTCGCAGCCGTACACGTGGAACGTGCCCCGCCCGGGCGGCGGGCCGGTCCTCGCTGCCGCGCCCGTGGGGCTGATCGGCCGCCGTGGGGCTGGGCACCCGTCCCCGCCCGGGTGCCTCGGCTTCGGGGTCCACGGGCGCCCTCGGCCGTGGAACCCGGTTCCGCCCTGGCCGGGTCAGCCCCGCTCGGGGCCCGTGGCGACCGGGCGCGACGGGTCGCGGGTCCAGTCCGACCAGGAGCCCGCGTACAGCGCGGCCCGTACGCCCGCCGTCTCAAGCGCCAGCACCTCGTGCGCCCCCGACACGCCCGAACCGCAGTAGACGCCCACCTCGGGCGCGTCCAGGGCGCCCAGCTCCTTGAACCGCGCCGCCAGCGCCTCGACCGGCAGGAACCGGCCGTCCCGCGCGACGTTCTCCGCCGTCGGGGCCGACACGGCGCCCGGGATGTGCCCGCCCACCGGGTCGATCGGCTCCACCTCGCCCCGGTACCGCTCCCCCGCCCGCGCGTCCAGCAGCAGCCCGGTACGGGCCAGCGCCGCCGCGCCGTCCGCGTCCAGCAGCGGCAGCCCGCCCGGTACGGGGACGAAGTCGCCCGGCACCGTCTCGGGCACCGCCGTGGACAGCTCGCCCCGCCACGCGGCCAGCCCGCCGTCCAGGACCCGCACATCAGGGTGCCCGGCCCAGCGCAGCAGCCACCAGGCGCGTGCCGCCGCCCAGCCCAGGCCGCCGTCGTACGTCACGACCCGCGACCCGGACGACACCCCGGCCGCGCGCATCGCCGCGCCGAACACACCCAGGTCCGGCAGCGGGTGGCGGCCGCCCTCACCGGGCGGCGCGGCCAGCTCCGTGTCGAGGTCCACGTACACGGCGCCGGGGATGTGCCCCGCCTCGTACGCGGGACGGCCGGGCGGGCCGCCCAGCTCCCAGCGGACGTCCAGCAGCACGAGGCCGGTCCCGTCGGGCGCCGGGGACGCGAGCTCGGCCGCGAGGTCCGCGGCGGACACCAGGGGGTGCGAGTCGGTGCTTGCGTTGCGGTTCATACGTGCCATCCTCGCGCAGACACGGCCCCCGCCGGGAGGACTGACGGCGAAAAGCGGGGATGGGACTCGGAATTTTCGGGCATCCTCCTGCGGGATCGCGCCGATCCACGGCGCGGCCAGGGCACACCGCGGGGATCGCGGTGCCAGCATCTGACGAGGCGTGAAGCCGCTGCGCCGACGTGGTCCGCGCGCGGTCCCCCGCACGGCCACGACGATGGTCCGAGGAGAATGTGACGATGACCGAGGCGACTCGGCGCGAGCCGGGTACACCCTGCTGGGTGAGCTTGATGGTGCACGGCCTTGACGCGACACGGGAGTTCTACGGGGAGCTGTTCGGCTGGGAGTTCGCGCCCGGCCCGCCACGGCTCGGCCCGTACGCGCGGGCGCTGCTCGACGGCCGGGACGTCGCGGGCATCGGCGTGCTGCCCGCCGGGAGCGGCCTGCCGGGCGCGTGGACGCCGTACCTGGCCTCCGACGACGCCAACGGCATGGCCGAGGCGGTCCGCTGCGCCGGTGGGACGGTGGCCGTGGGGCCGCTGGACGCGGGTGACACGGGGCGGCTCGTGATCTGCGCCGACCCGTCGGGCGCGGTGTTCGGGGTGTGGCAGGCGGCCGGGTTCGCCGGGACGGCGGTGGCGGGCGGGCCGGGGACGCCCGTCTGGAACGAGCTGCTGACGCACGAGTCCGAGGCGGTCGTGAAGTTCTACCGGACGGTCTTCGGCTACGAGCCCGAGCTCTACCGGACGGTCTTCGGCTACGAGCCCGAGCCGCGCGCGGCCGGCGACGAGGACCGGGTGACGCTGCTCGTGGCGGGGCGGCCGGTCGCCTCGGTGCGCGGGGTCGGCAGGGCGCTGCCGCGCGACCGGGGCGCGCACTGGACGACCTGGTTCGAGGTGGCCGACCCGGACGCCGCCGCGCGGCGGGCCGAGGAGCTGGGCGGCCGTGTGGTGGACGCGCCGCGGGACGGCGCCGAGGGGCGTCGGGCGACGGTGGCGGACCCGGAGGGCGCCGTCTTCACCCTCGTACGGCCGAAGGGGCGCTGAGGGGCGGGTCCACGGGCTCCGGCTCGCGCCGGGCTGTTCCGGCGTACGCCCGCGTCAGGAGCGGGCGGGTCGGTCAGGGCGGGCGGCTCGAAGCGCGCCCCGCTTCAGGAGCGGGTGCTGACCGGCGGTTCGACGGGCAGGACGTCCGGGGAGAGGGCGGCCGCGCGGGCGGTGGCGGCCGTCATCCTCCGCCGGTGGTGGCGCCTGCACAGCACCTCGTACCCGACCTCGTTCCCGGCGTTGACGTCCCCGACGACGACCTGGGCGCCCTCGACGACCATCACGCCGCCGACCGTGCGCGCGTTGTGCGTGGCCCGGGCGCCGCACCAGCACAGCGCCTCCACCTGGAGGACCTCCACCCGGTCGGCCAGCTCCACCAGCCGCTGCGAGCCGGGGAACAGCTTGGAGCGGAAGTCCGTGGTGATGCCGAACGCGAACACGTCCAGCTCCAGGTCGTCCACGACCCGCGCGAGCTGGTCTATCTGCTCGGGCGCGAGGAACTGCGCCTCGTCCGCGATCACGTAGTCGCAGCGGCCGCCGCGCGACAGGTGGTCGACCAGGTACGCGTAGAAGTCGAACTCCTCGGCAGCCTCGACGGCCTCCGTCACCAGCCCGAGGCGGGAGGAGAGCTTGCCCGCGCCGGCCCGGTCGTTGCGGGTGAAGATCATGCCCTGGAGGCCGCGCGCGGAACGGTTGTGCTCGATCTGCAGAGCGAGGGTGCTCTTTCCGCAGTCCATCGTTCCGGAGAAGAACACGAGCTCGGGCATGGGAAAGTGACGACCTTTCGGGTCTGCAGTCAGCGTCAGCGGGCATCGACGGGCGGCGGCGGTACGGGAGGGGCCAGGGCTACGTGCGGACTTCCAGCAGCGGGACGAGCTGTTCGGCCGGGGTCATCGAGCCGTGCATCCCCGCCATCGCCGACTCGTGCGGCTCCGCGAGGGACGCCGTCAGCGCCACGTCGTCGTGCGCGGCGGCGACCACGTCACCGATCCGGCCGAGGACCCGCTCGTCGATGTGCGGCCCGAACCAGCCCGCGTCGATCGCCTCCTCGCGCCCCGCGACCCAGAAGCGGTCACCGAGAACTTCGCGCCAGACGGCCAGCACATCGGCCTCGGCGCCCGGTACGGCGTACACGTGGCGGGCCCGGCCCTCGCCGCCCAGCAGGGCGACCCCGGCGCGCAGCTCCCAGTCCTCGTCGAAGTCGATGCGGGACTCCTCGTCGAACGGGATGTCCACCATGCCGTGGTCGGCCGTGACGTACAGCGCGGAGCGGGCGGGGAGCTGCTCGGCGAGGCGCTGCACGAGCTGGTCGGCGTGCATCAGCTGGCCGCGCCACGCGTCGGAGTCCACGCCGAAGCGGTGGCCCGCGCCGTCCACCTCGCTGTAGTACGTGTAGACGAGCGCGCGGTCGGCGCCCGCGAGCTGCCGCGCCGCGAAGTCCATGCGCTCCTCGCCGGACAGCCGCCCGTGGAACGTGCCGCCGCTGAGCGCGACCTTGGTGAGCGGGGTGTCCTGGAACGCCGGGGACGACACCTGCGACGTACGCACACCGGCCGCGTCGGCCAGCTGGAAGACCGTCGGGTACGGCTGCCAGACGCGCGGCGGGGTCCAGGGGCGCCACCGCAGCTGGTTCATCAGCTCGCCGGTGTCCGGGTCGCGGACCGTGTACCCGGCCAGGCCGTGGGAGCCGGGCGGCAGGCCCGTGCCGACGGAGGCGAGGGAGGTCGCGGTGGTGGCGGGGAAACCGGAGGTGAGGGGGCGGCCCGTGCCGCCGCGCGAGGAGTCGAGGAGCGAGGCGAGGAACGGGGCCTCGGCGGGGTGCGCCTTGACCTGCTCCCAGCCGAGCCCGTCGATGAGGAAGACGCACACCCGGTCGGCCGGGGTCAGCTCGGCGATGCGGGGCTCGAAGCCGGGTACGCCGAGACCGGCCGCCAGGGTCGGCAGGAGGTCGGCGAGGGAGCCGTCGCCGTACGCCGGTACGGGCGCCGTGTCGATGGACAGCGGCACCGGCTCGTCGGGCCAGGCGGAGGCCGTGGTCGTCGGCTGGACCATCAGCGGGTGGCCGCGGTGGCCTCGGACAGGGCCTGGGCGAAGTGGAGGGCCTGGCGGACCGTCTCCGGGCCGTCGCCGGCCTCGCTGACGCGCAGGCTCAGGTCGTCGGCGGTGGAGTTGCCCGTGTAGCCGTGGTCGGCGTCGCAGTTCGGGTCGCCGCAGGCGGCGGGCTCCAGATCGATGCGGGAGACGGCGCCCCAGCCGACCGTGAGGACGACCTCGCGCGGCAGCGTGCCGGGCTGGTACGACTCCGGGTTCGCGACGACGCGGCTGACGACGACGGACGAGATCCGGCCGAGCTTCACGGACTCGGTGGACGTCGTGGCGTACGGCGTCGGGGAGGTCGTGTCGGCGTTCTGCTCGTCGGTGTGGCTGACGATGAAGCGCGTGGCCGTGAGGACGAGGACGGTCACATGCCGCCGGACCTCGTTGGCGTCGAACGTGGTCTCCTGGTGCACGAGGTACGACGCGATCGGCTCGCCGCCGACGGCGGCCTCCACCGCCTCGGCCACGAGGGCCGGGTAATAGCCGCTGCGCTCGATCGCCGCGCGCAGCCCCTGGGTCGTCGTACCGGTCTTCGCCATGGACTCCATCCTAATCCGTGGGCGGGGGCTGCTCGGCCGCCTGTGAACGCGGCCCGGCCGTCGGAGGGCGCAGGGGCTGTGACATCCGACTCCTCCAGGCGGCGCGGCACGGGGCCGGTCCTGCCAGGCTGGGCCCGCACGGGCGCGGGTGCGGGGAGCCAGGCCGCGCCCGCACGGCCGCGAGGAAGGGAGAGGGATGAGCTTGACCGATCAGCGGGTGGATCATGACGCGCCATCTGCGCCCCTTCCTGGAGCTGCTGTCGCGCTACACGGGCTACGCCTTCGACGACACCGACTGGGACGCGGTCGAAAGCGGCGTCCGGGACACCGACGACGAGTACCCCGACCGCTGGTACGCCTACCCGCTGGCCGGTAAGGCGGGCACCCTGGAGATCCGCGTCGCCCACGCCGTCGGCAGCGACGTCACGTCGGTGAGCGTCACCGGGGCGCGGTCACCGGAGCCGCGCGTCAGGACCGACACGCTGCTGTCCGCGTACGCCCGCGGCTGACCGGGACGCCTCGCACGGGCGCGTGGCCTCAGTAGCTCGGCAGGCGGCGGGGGCCGAGGTCGTTGCGGGCGGGGGGCGGGGCCAGGCGCACGGTCGCGTCGAGGACGGCCAGGCCGCGGTGGGCGACGACGACCGGCTCCAGCGCGACGGCGACGATCTCCGGGTGGTCGTCGACCAGGCGCGACACGCGCAGCAGCAGCTCCTCCAGGGCGGCCGTGTCCACGGGGGCCGAGCCGCGCCAGCCGAAGAGGAGCGGGGCGGTCCGGATGGAGCGGATCTGTTCGGCGACGTCGCGGTCGGTGGCGGGGACGAGGCGGTGCGCCATGTCGCCGAGCAGCTCGGACGGGGCGCCCGCGAGGCCGAAGGACAGCACGGCGCCGACCGCCGGGTCGATCGCCGCGCGGACGACGGTGTCCACGCCGCGCGGCACCATCGCCTGGACGACCGGCCGCAGCTCGGTGGGACTGCCCAGCGCCTCGGTCAGCTCGTCGCACGCGGTGCGCAGCTGCTGCTCGGTGGCCAGGTCGAGCCGTACGCCGCCGAGGTCGGGGCGGTGGCGCAGGTGCGGGGCGGTGGTCTTCAGGGCGACCGGGTAGCCGAGGCGGGCGGCGGCGCGTACGGCGGTGTCGGGGTCGGTCGCGGGGAGGACGGGGCGTACCGGGATGCCGTAGCGGGCGAGCAGCTCGCGGGCGGCGTCGGGGCTGAGCGTGATGCCGTGCGGTTCGGGGGCCCGGCCCGCCTCTCCCGTGGGGGGCGTGCCGAGGAGCTGGTCGATCTGGGCGGCGGCCCCGGTCTCGTCGATGCCCTCGTGCTCCGGTACGCGGCCGGGGTCGGCGGCCTTGCGGCGCCAGTCGGCGTACCTGACGGCCTCGGCCAGTGCCCGTACGGCCCGCTCGGCGGCCGGGTAGGCGGGGATGTTGCGGGGGGCGGGGGCTTCCGCGGGGCTGTCCGCGAGGTCTTCGGCGCG
This genomic window from Streptomyces thermolilacinus SPC6 contains:
- a CDS encoding MFS transporter, whose amino-acid sequence is MPSPYRAIFAVPGTRGFSAAGLIGRMPLAMMGVGVLTMITELSGRYALAGLLTGMLALSAAVLGPQVSRLVDRYGQRRVLRPATLVSVVSAGALVVCAQWGLPDWTLFVCTLGAGCVPSIGAMTRARWAEIFRGRPQDLHTAYSLESIVDELCFILGPPLSIGLSTAWFPAAGPVLAGGFLLAGVWWLTAQRATEPAPHPVEKHAAARTSALRSPGLQVLVVAFVATGAIFGAVDVVTVAFAEEQGHKAASSLVLAVYAGGSCLAGAVFGMLRLKGAPARRWVVGVLAMALSMIPLQLAGNLSLLAVALFVAGLAIAPTMVTTMALVEAHVPRGKLTEGMTWTGTGLAVGVALGTSVSGWVVAEHGADVGYVVPGVAGVLAAVVAFLGYRRLNRPVPTREGQRAQQDPEQSERIDRPEPSERS
- a CDS encoding D-arabinono-1,4-lactone oxidase: MSGLSGLTRRGGASGTWRNWAGNVSVRPAREVMPASVEELADAVLTAAQDGLRVKTVGTGHSFTSIASTDGLLIRPDLLTGIRRIDRTAMTVTVESGTPLKRLNAALAREGLSLTNMGDIMEQTVAGAISTGTHGTGRDSGSVAAQVRQLELVSADGRVLTCSEKENPEVFAAARIGLGALGVVSAVTFAVEPMFLLTAREEPMGFDRVTAEFEQLHAENEHFEFYWFPHTDNCSTKRNNRSHGPVDPPGAVSGWFEDEFLSNGVFQVANSFGRALPAAVPAIARISSRALSARTYTDIPYKVFTSPRRVRFMEMEYAVPREAAVAALRELRAMLERSPLRVSFPVEVRTAPADDITLSTASGRDTAYIAVHMYRGTPYRAYFTAAERIMTAHGGRPHWGKVHTRDAAYLAEAYPRFGEFTALRDRLDPDRLFANPYLRRVLGD
- the sepH gene encoding septation protein SepH, producing MTSAGTTREVPMPELRVVAVSNDGTRLVLKAADNTEYTLPIDERLRAAVRNDRPRLGQIEIEVESHLRPRDIQARIRAGASAEEVAQLAGIPVERVRRFEGPVLAERAFMAERARKTPVRRPGENAGPQLGEAVQERLLLRGAEKDTVAWDSWRRDDGTWEVLLVYRVAGEVHTASWTYDPPRRLVQAVDAEARALIGETDDAVAVPEPSFPFVPRIARLPRERAADRAAPPPPSAEPAEESERDSLTSLLEAVPSFRGDMVVPDRATGTDGAPSAAEPDSEPDAEEPPAPAASAGAGSAYADVLMPRAVTGHRDRLIGTTDRQAEADGVRPGRRAAVPSWDEIVFGTRRKKQE
- a CDS encoding sulfurtransferase, encoding MNRNASTDSHPLVSAADLAAELASPAPDGTGLVLLDVRWELGGPPGRPAYEAGHIPGAVYVDLDTELAAPPGEGGRHPLPDLGVFGAAMRAAGVSSGSRVVTYDGGLGWAAARAWWLLRWAGHPDVRVLDGGLAAWRGELSTAVPETVPGDFVPVPGGLPLLDADGAAALARTGLLLDARAGERYRGEVEPIDPVGGHIPGAVSAPTAENVARDGRFLPVEALAARFKELGALDAPEVGVYCGSGVSGAHEVLALETAGVRAALYAGSWSDWTRDPSRPVATGPERG
- a CDS encoding VOC family protein, translated to MTEATRREPGTPCWVSLMVHGLDATREFYGELFGWEFAPGPPRLGPYARALLDGRDVAGIGVLPAGSGLPGAWTPYLASDDANGMAEAVRCAGGTVAVGPLDAGDTGRLVICADPSGAVFGVWQAAGFAGTAVAGGPGTPVWNELLTHESEAVVKFYRTVFGYEPELYRTVFGYEPEPRAAGDEDRVTLLVAGRPVASVRGVGRALPRDRGAHWTTWFEVADPDAAARRAEELGGRVVDAPRDGAEGRRATVADPEGAVFTLVRPKGR
- a CDS encoding thymidine kinase encodes the protein MPELVFFSGTMDCGKSTLALQIEHNRSARGLQGMIFTRNDRAGAGKLSSRLGLVTEAVEAAEEFDFYAYLVDHLSRGGRCDYVIADEAQFLAPEQIDQLARVVDDLELDVFAFGITTDFRSKLFPGSQRLVELADRVEVLQVEALCWCGARATHNARTVGGVMVVEGAQVVVGDVNAGNEVGYEVLCRRHHRRRMTAATARAAALSPDVLPVEPPVSTRS
- a CDS encoding alkaline phosphatase family protein, producing the protein MVQPTTTASAWPDEPVPLSIDTAPVPAYGDGSLADLLPTLAAGLGVPGFEPRIAELTPADRVCVFLIDGLGWEQVKAHPAEAPFLASLLDSSRGGTGRPLTSGFPATTATSLASVGTGLPPGSHGLAGYTVRDPDTGELMNQLRWRPWTPPRVWQPYPTVFQLADAAGVRTSQVSSPAFQDTPLTKVALSGGTFHGRLSGEERMDFAARQLAGADRALVYTYYSEVDGAGHRFGVDSDAWRGQLMHADQLVQRLAEQLPARSALYVTADHGMVDIPFDEESRIDFDEDWELRAGVALLGGEGRARHVYAVPGAEADVLAVWREVLGDRFWVAGREEAIDAGWFGPHIDERVLGRIGDVVAAAHDDVALTASLAEPHESAMAGMHGSMTPAEQLVPLLEVRT
- a CDS encoding DUF5998 family protein: MAKTGTTTQGLRAAIERSGYYPALVAEAVEAAVGGEPIASYLVHQETTFDANEVRRHVTVLVLTATRFIVSHTDEQNADTTSPTPYATTSTESVKLGRISSVVVSRVVANPESYQPGTLPREVVLTVGWGAVSRIDLEPAACGDPNCDADHGYTGNSTADDLSLRVSEAGDGPETVRQALHFAQALSEATAATR